A window of Amyelois transitella isolate CPQ chromosome 30, ilAmyTran1.1, whole genome shotgun sequence contains these coding sequences:
- the LOC106131016 gene encoding uncharacterized protein LOC106131016, with the protein MSEIISTLAIFVTIFNLVKSDYSRHRDNVVNKGVWVKTDRDKLYDKAAFGDFIFKPSSVNVDDLFQDDFYSFGGNHVQDVPFIPGYMERSKRSPNVLERGFPKSVKNCKEKDCNKKHMANNKPIIKSKFLQKKKDPSVLSVYPYNIAVLLGNMKNNNKVMVEEVIDKSTETISVNQIDNITNEMNQSNQTNKTFEVIMANEILVENSENRLNSTKLPKRSMNKDYESEVIKKIEIVEGLNQSKSKYDRNIFDDRPGSWQQSAPDVNVYKVIPKSEEHTVVSEKGLLKLLSILTKTFKKIMKQHVEIKKIHAEMFSGKEDIDKSVSLLISKFKDFDAKYSDLKEYNEKIQDLQMRLEAKEEYLKNKETEMSNNLMDFENQQKKFLTQQRQFYNIQKLMLSQNEKINAKQSLIAKTQSEISRRQNNFARILKKAKQVYIDRTPYNPKSQSKIVNSSEIDSKSVTTTSRPFVTESVKIDLFSIPSSDSVRLQDNDKLILKDKDEHPVDDLVYKYYFNNTFIDKLMKNQILTGLLHGNKYITRNAKSKRNEARKIKSTILIPVNNNAIDSKVTDMEGKNNIRAKRWIRHHAKGKSRRRHRKIAADYEMKDDKTSHPNINNNLIENTEKNTPTPTTIENKIMPELMVPTNIGQTNIDKANMANPFMSLEKLSKSIERQLNPFTSMAANFCNQIGQNQNPLMLGWCVEKVLRRLQNMETIPKVATLQQIAPVTSTHAPIAVQTPITNPSLSAISPVTTPAVVSVQGVTVSPTKAPKTSPSVTSKSTSLVFFPDNDELEANLKQYVIKPDNEGTVFYEGSLHASEVLGHRESDEGFSDIMPGVDSHSRTATDPLTFDLRTMRLSSVGRMNDITQKKHIGIV; encoded by the exons ATGTCAGAAATTATATCGACATTGGCAATTTTTGTAACTATATTCAATTTAGTCAAATCTGATTATTCGCGACATAGAGATAATGTTGTGAATAAAGGTGTTTGGGTTAAAACGGATCGCGATAAATTGTACGATAAAGCTGCGTTTGgtgatttcatttttaaacccAGCTCGGTAAATGTCGATGATTTGTTTCAAGATGACTTTTATTCGTTTGGAGGTAATCACGTGCAAGATGTACCGTTTATTCCGGGTTATATGGAGAGGTCAAAGAGGTCCCCGAATG TACTCGAAAGAGGATTTCCAAAAAGTGTGAAAAATTGCAAAGAGAAAGATTGCAACAAAAAACACATGGCCAATAATAAACctataataaaatctaaatttttacaaaagaaaaaagatccTTCCGTATTGTCTGTCTATCCTTATAATATAGCTGTATTACTCGGaaacatgaaaaataataacaaagttATGGTTGAAGAAGTTATAGATAAATCTACTGAAACTATTAGTGTTAATCAAATTGATAATATAACTAATGAGATGAATCAGAgtaatcaaacaaataaaacatttgaagTAATCATGGCAAATGAAATTTTGGTTGAAAATTCAGAAAATCGTTTGAATAGTACAAAACTGCCAAAGCGTAGCATGAATAAAGATTACGAGTCTGAAGTTATAAAGAAAATCGAAATAGTCGAAGGCCTAAAccaatcaaaatcaaaatatgataGAAACATATTTGATGATAGACCGGGCAGTTGGCAGCAATCAGCTCCAGATGTCAATGTATATAAAGTTATACCTAAATCTGAAGAGCATACAGTAGTCTCAGAAAAAGGTCTATTGAAATTGCTCTCGATTCTAACAAAAACATTCAAAAAGATAATGAAACAGCACGtagaaatcaaaaaaatacacGCTGAAATGTTCTCCGGCAAGGAAGATATAGACAAAAGTGTATCCCTTTTAATCAGCAAATTCAAAGATTTCGATGCTAAGTATTCAGATTTGAAAGaatacaatgaaaaaatacaaGATTTACAAATGAGATTGGAAGCCAAAGAGGAATAcctaaaaaacaaagaaacagaAATGTCCAACAATCTGATGGATTTCGAAAATCAACAAAAGAAATTCTTAACTCAGCAAcgtcagttttataatatacagaAACTAATGCTGTCTCAAAATGAAAAGATTAATGCTAAGCAAAGTTTAATTGCAAAAACTCAGAGTGAAATATCACGTCGGCAGAATAATTTTGCTAGAATCTTAAAGAAAGCTAAACAAGTGTACATAGACAGAACGCCTTACAATCCTAAATCACAATCTAAAATTGTAAACAGCAGCGAGATTGATTCAAAATCCGTGACTACAACTTCTAGACCATTCGTCACGGAATCTGTAAAGATAGACTTGTTTTCAATACCATCATCGGATTCTGTCCGCCTTCAAGATaatgacaaattaattttaaaagataaagatgAACATCCTGTCGATGATTTAGTCTACaagtattatttcaataatactTTCATAGACAAACTAATGAAGAATCAAATTCTAACAGGACTTTTGCAcggaaacaaatatataacacGCAATGCAAAATCAAAGAGAAATGAAGCGAGGAAAATTAAATCAACTATATTAATACCGGTGAATAATAATGCAATTGATAGTAAAGTAACTGATATGGAAGGGAAAAATAACATTAGAGCGAAAAGATGGATACGCCATCATGCAAAAGGTAAATCCAGGAGGAGACATCGCAAAATTGCTGCCGATTATGAAATGAAAGATGACAAAACCTCTCATCcgaacattaataataatttgattgaaaaCACAGAGAAAAATACACCAACTCCGAcaacaattgaaaataaaattatgccaGAACTTATGGTTCCAACAAATATTGGTCAAACTAATATCGATAAAGCAAATATGGCTAATCCATTTATGTCGCTGGAGAAATTGTCAAAATCAATAGAGAGACAACTAAACCCCTTTACATCAATGGCTGCAAATTTTTGCAACCAGATTGGTCAGAATCAAAATCCACTAATGCTTGGCTGGTGCGTAGAAAAAGTTTTGAGAAGACTGCAAAATATGG AAACAATACCAAAAGTGGCAACGCTACAGCAGATCGCGCCTGTGACATCGACTCATGCGCCGATCGCCGTCCAGACGCCGATCACAAACCCATCGTTATCCGCTATAAGTCCCG TGACTACCCCGGCTGTTGTGTCAGTTCAGGGGGTGACAGTGTCACCAACCAAAGCGCCGAAGACATCTCCGAGTGTAACCTCAAAATCGACGTCTTTAGTGTTCTTCccag atAATGACGAATTAGAAGCGAACCTCAAGCAATATG TAATAAAACCTGACAATGAAGGCACAGTATTCTACGAAGGTAGCTTACATGCGAGTGAAGTTCTTG GTCATAGAGAGAGTGATGAAGGGTTTTCAGACATCATGCCGGGAGTAGACAGCCACTCCAGGACGGCGACTGACCCCCTGACCTTCGACCTTCGAACGATGAGACTCTCTTCGGTTGGAAG aaTGAACGATATAACACAGAAGAAACATATAGGAATAGTATAA
- the LOC106131015 gene encoding carcinine transporter: protein MESHEKEVKVGAVCDTMTSTLELRNENGQNGVPPSKQQIKDLDDLLPYVGGFGWYQRLLFLMMIPYSFFFAFVYFAQIFMTVVPSEHWCYVGELKNLSVEERRHLSIPRTNGMYDKCHVYDVDWKIILNEGISAPDDSWPVKKCESWEFNFTDIPYETIATQLGWVCERDNYPATAQSVFFGGAIVGGLVFGWIADKYGRIPALLGTNLIGFAAGVGTAFSNSFWSFCLCRFLVGIAYDNCFIIMYIIVVEYVGPKWRTFVANMSIAVYFTFAACLLPWIALAVADWKVYTLITSVPLGLAILTPWVVPESARWLISQGRTEEAIKIMKRVETINKKKIPDEIIKEFRETAAEIARTEREIKNYSAADLFKTPRLRRHSILLVIIWMSIAMVFDGHVRNVGSLGLDMFVTFTVATATEFPADILLILSLDMIGRRWMSFGSMVISGVFSILAAAVPIGIPSASLAIVGRFAVNISFNIGMQYAAELLPTVVRAQGLAFIHIMGYVATILVPYIVYLATINTIIPLLILGALGILGGCLCLFLPESTGKDMPQTIEDGEEYGRDQSFWNIPCIKQKKDVTA, encoded by the exons atggaatcACATGAGAAGGAGGTAAAGGTCGGTGCAGTCTGTGACACGATGACCTCGACCTTGGAACTGAGAAATGAAAATGGgc AAAACGGTGTTCCACCATCCAAACAGCAAATCAAAGATCTGGACGACCTCCTCCCTTACGTGGGCGGTTTCGGCTGGTACCAGCGCCTCCTGTTCCTCATGATGATACCTTATTCGTTCTTCTTCGCTTTCGTCTATTTCGCTCAGATTTTCATGACAGTTGTTCCGAGCGAGCACTGGTGCTATGTCGGAGAGTTGAAGAATCTTAGCGTGGAGGAAAG ACGTCATCTGTCTATCCCTAGAACCAATGGCATGTACGATAAGTGTCACGTGTATGATGTGGATTGGAAGATAATTCTAAACGAAGGTATATCGGCACCCGATGACTCCTGGCCAGTGAAGAAATGTGAATCCTGGGAGTTTAATTTCACTGATATACCATACGAAACTATAGCTACACAG TTAGGATGGGTGTGCGAGAGAGACAACTATCCAGCGACCGCTCAGTCTGTTTTCTTTGGAGGTGCCATAGTCGGGGGCCTGGTATTCGGATGGATTGCTGACAAATATGGGAGGATTCCTGCTTTACTGG GAACGAACCTGATTGGATTCGCCGCGGGCGTCGGGACGGCATTCAGCAACAGTTTCTGGTCATTCTGCCTCTGCCGGTTCCTAGTGGGCATAGCTTATGATAACTGTTTCATCATCATGTACATCATCG TTGTCGAATACGTTGGTCCAAAATGGCGTACCTTCGTAGCCAATATGTCTATTGCCGTCTACTTCACATTCGCTGCCTGCCTGCTGCCTTGGATAGCCTTGGCTGTCGCTGATTGGAAGGTCTACACCCTCATCACTAGTGTGCCTTTAGGACTGGCTATTCTGACACCTTGGGTTGTTCCTGAGAGTGCCAG GTGGCTCATTTCTCAAGGTCGTACCGAAGAAgccattaaaattatgaagagGGTTGAAACGATAAACAAGAAGAAAATACCtgatgaaattataaaagaattcAGG GAGACAGCCGCAGAAATAGCGAGAACAGAGCGAGAAATCAAGAACTATTCCGCGGCAGACCTCTTCAAGACTCCTCGTCTGCGCCGCCACAGCATTCTTCTGGTCATCATCTGGATGTCCATAGCCATGGTCTTCGATGGCCACGTCAGGAATGTCGGGTCTTTGGGGCTGGACATGTTTGTTACGTTCACAGTGGCTACGGCTACCGAGTTCCCAGCTGACATCCTGCTCATTCTGAGCTTGGATAT GATCGGTCGTCGCTGGATGTCATTTGGATCTATGGTCATCAGCGGTGTCTTCAGCATCTTGGCCGCAGCGGTACCTATTG GTATACCATCAGCGTCTCTAGCTATTGTCGGTCGCTTCGCCGTCAACATTTCCTTCAACATTGGCATGCAATACGCCGCTGAACTCCTGCCGACCGTGGTCAGAGCGCAGGGGTTGGCGTTTATACACATAATGGGTTATGTTGCGACCATATTAGTGCCTTACATCGTTTATTTG GCAACAATAAACACAATAATACCCCTCCTTATTCTCGGCGCGCTGGGAATTTTGGGTGGTTGTCTATGCCTCTTCCTGCCAGAGTCCACGGGCAAAGATATGCCACAGACAATAGAAGATGGCGAGGAGTACGGCAGAGACCAAAGCTTTTGGAACATACCttgtattaa acaaaaaaaggatGTGACTGCgtag